One part of the Anaerolineales bacterium genome encodes these proteins:
- a CDS encoding DUF4349 domain-containing protein: MKHKTPSYIVVASILAAMLLGACAPAAAAIADYERSAQMEMPSSPNMTFAGEMVAADSMEESYGGGVAGAPPAANAERLVIQNASLSIVVDQPEEAMQSITALAERFGGFVVDSYLYQRTLANGTQAPSASITIRVPAERLTEALELIEQDARTVENRSLSGQDVTAEYTDLQSRLRNLQDAEALLRQIMQDAEDTEDVLAAFNQLNYITEQIEVLKGQIKYYEESAAMSSISVDLIASQAVQPITIGGWEPVGVAKDAIQALLSALQSIVNAVIWLVLYALPILLVLGAPLYFLVRWLRQRRGVRSKPAAKRKKR, from the coding sequence ATGAAACATAAAACGCCCTCATATATTGTTGTTGCATCTATTCTCGCCGCCATGCTGCTGGGCGCCTGTGCCCCAGCGGCCGCTGCCATTGCAGATTACGAACGCAGCGCGCAAATGGAAATGCCTTCCAGCCCCAATATGACCTTTGCAGGCGAAATGGTCGCCGCGGATAGCATGGAAGAAAGCTATGGTGGGGGAGTAGCTGGTGCGCCGCCAGCCGCCAACGCTGAGCGCCTGGTCATCCAAAACGCCAGTCTCTCCATCGTGGTGGATCAGCCTGAAGAGGCCATGCAAAGTATTACGGCCTTGGCAGAACGCTTCGGCGGCTTCGTGGTCGATTCATACCTTTATCAACGCACCCTTGCAAATGGCACCCAGGCCCCCTCGGCCAGCATCACCATCCGTGTGCCGGCTGAGCGTCTCACCGAAGCTCTGGAGTTGATCGAGCAGGACGCTCGCACTGTGGAGAACCGCAGTCTCTCCGGGCAGGATGTGACCGCCGAATACACTGACCTCCAGTCCCGCTTACGTAACCTGCAGGATGCTGAGGCCTTGCTGCGCCAGATCATGCAAGACGCCGAGGACACCGAAGATGTGCTTGCTGCTTTCAACCAGCTCAATTACATAACTGAGCAGATCGAAGTCCTCAAGGGCCAGATCAAGTACTACGAAGAATCCGCCGCCATGTCCTCCATCAGCGTGGACCTGATCGCCAGCCAGGCTGTTCAGCCTATCACCATTGGCGGCTGGGAGCCGGTAGGCGTGGCCAAAGACGCCATTCAGGCCCTACTCAGCGCTCTGCAAAGCATCGTCAATGCCGTGATCTGGCTGGTGCTGTATGCTCTCCCCATTCTGCTGGTGCTCGGCGCACCCCTGTACTTCCTAGTGCGCTGGCTCCGCCAGCGCCGCGGTGTGCGCAGCAAACCTGCCGCCAAGCGCAAGAAGCGCTAA
- the glmU gene encoding bifunctional UDP-N-acetylglucosamine diphosphorylase/glucosamine-1-phosphate N-acetyltransferase GlmU — protein sequence MTTRVIILAAGKGTRMRSRLPKILHPIGGRPMVQHALDAARQAASLPPVLVIGHQAAAIRAALGDQAEYVEQHEQMGTGHAVMQAQPLLEGNAEQIIVSNADLPLLTGETLAALAEAHAKSKAAITLLTLKQKNARGFGRIKRLKGTPVAIIEEAEATPKQLLIDELNVGAYCFNAKWLWAALTRLKPSAKKGEYYLTDLLAIAVKQAKKIHSLELQDPTEAIGINTREHLAEAEYALRQRMNRHWMLAGVTIQDPHTTYIEPGVTLGQDTTLLPNTMLLAGTQVGEDCIIGPNTTISHSRVGNNCHIQAAVVEHAVIENDVEIGPFAHLRKGAHLEDGVHMGNFGEIKNSRLAPGVKMGHFSYIGDATIGRNVNIGAGTITANYDGKNKNPTVIEDGVFIGSDTMLVAPLHIGKGARTGAGAVVTKDVPPNTVVAGVPARAIRKLEGSD from the coding sequence ATGACCACCCGCGTCATTATCCTGGCCGCCGGCAAGGGCACGCGCATGCGCTCGCGCCTGCCAAAGATCCTGCACCCCATCGGCGGCAGGCCCATGGTGCAGCACGCCCTTGACGCTGCCCGCCAGGCCGCCTCATTGCCGCCCGTGCTCGTCATCGGCCACCAGGCGGCTGCCATCCGCGCCGCCCTTGGCGACCAGGCCGAGTATGTCGAGCAACATGAGCAGATGGGCACAGGCCACGCCGTCATGCAGGCACAGCCGCTGCTGGAGGGCAATGCCGAGCAGATCATCGTCTCGAATGCCGACTTGCCCTTGCTTACTGGCGAAACCCTGGCCGCCCTTGCTGAGGCGCATGCCAAAAGCAAAGCCGCCATCACCCTGCTCACACTAAAACAAAAAAATGCCCGTGGCTTCGGGCGTATCAAACGCCTTAAAGGCACACCGGTTGCCATTATTGAAGAAGCCGAGGCCACGCCCAAACAGCTACTGATTGACGAGCTCAATGTTGGCGCCTACTGCTTCAACGCCAAATGGCTGTGGGCTGCGCTTACCAGGCTCAAGCCCTCCGCCAAGAAGGGCGAGTATTACCTGACCGATCTGCTCGCCATCGCCGTCAAGCAAGCCAAGAAGATCCACAGCCTCGAGCTGCAAGACCCCACTGAAGCCATCGGCATCAACACCCGCGAGCATCTGGCCGAAGCCGAGTACGCCCTGCGCCAGCGCATGAACCGCCATTGGATGCTGGCTGGCGTCACGATACAGGACCCCCACACTACCTACATCGAACCGGGCGTCACCCTTGGGCAGGACACAACGCTGCTGCCCAACACCATGCTGCTGGCAGGCACCCAGGTTGGCGAAGACTGCATCATCGGCCCCAACACCACCATCAGCCATAGCCGCGTGGGCAACAACTGCCACATCCAGGCCGCCGTGGTCGAGCACGCCGTCATCGAGAACGATGTTGAGATCGGCCCGTTTGCCCACCTGCGCAAGGGCGCCCACCTGGAAGATGGCGTACACATGGGCAACTTTGGCGAGATCAAGAATTCGCGCCTGGCCCCCGGCGTCAAGATGGGCCACTTCTCTTACATCGGCGATGCCACCATCGGCAGGAACGTCAATATCGGCGCCGGCACCATCACCGCCAACTATGACGGCAAAAACAAGAACCCCACTGTCATCGAAGACGGCGTCTTCATCGGCAGTGACACCATGCTGGTTGCCCCACTGCACATCGGCAAAGGCGCCCGTACCGGCGCTGGCGCGGTGGTGACCAAAGATGTTCCCCCCAACACCGTGGTAGCGGGCGTGCCGGCCCGCGCCATCCGCAAACTGGAAGGTTCTGATTAG
- a CDS encoding metallophosphoesterase family protein, giving the protein MRTLVISDIHANLTALEAVLADAGTVDAVWCLGDVVGYGPDPNECIARLAALPNLVCLQGNHDAAAIGQLPLESFNAEARTSVEWLRDMLTPESLAFLQNLQPMRVEEGVTLAHASPRQPVLEYLLDSYSALENFSYFETPFCFVGHTHVPVLFIKHGAGINLQIPPAGTTLELHDRCIANPGSVGQPRDRDPRAAYAIFDPQYASWHYTRVEYDIPLVQTRMLAARLPERHASRLSGGW; this is encoded by the coding sequence ATGCGCACCCTGGTCATTAGCGATATTCACGCAAATCTCACCGCGCTTGAAGCCGTTCTGGCAGATGCGGGGACCGTGGATGCCGTTTGGTGCCTGGGAGACGTCGTAGGCTACGGCCCTGACCCCAACGAGTGCATTGCCCGTTTAGCGGCTTTGCCCAACCTGGTCTGCCTGCAGGGCAACCATGACGCGGCCGCCATTGGCCAATTGCCGCTGGAGAGTTTTAACGCCGAGGCGCGCACTTCAGTGGAGTGGCTGCGCGACATGCTTACGCCGGAGTCGCTGGCCTTCCTGCAGAACCTGCAGCCGATGCGTGTGGAAGAAGGGGTCACCCTGGCCCATGCCAGCCCGCGCCAACCCGTACTGGAATATCTGCTAGATAGTTATTCGGCCTTGGAGAATTTCAGCTACTTTGAGACCCCGTTCTGTTTTGTTGGCCATACTCATGTACCCGTGCTGTTCATCAAACACGGCGCGGGGATCAACCTACAGATTCCGCCTGCCGGCACTACGCTAGAGTTGCATGACCGCTGCATCGCCAACCCAGGCTCCGTAGGCCAACCACGCGATCGTGACCCGCGTGCCGCCTATGCCATCTTCGATCCCCAATATGCCTCCTGGCACTACACTCGCGTGGAGTATGACATCCCCCTGGTGCAGACCCGTATGCTGGCTGCCAGGCTGCCGGAGCGTCACGCCAGCCGTCTCTCTGGCGGTTGGTGA
- a CDS encoding HlyC/CorC family transporter: MRQTRLVTLEDELEIKAARTLELLRHRQNLRDALQLSLVLLRFLMAGLVLDFLIPTSQGSASLINLGSLVAIGFAIWLAEFFVERRVLQDPERWSLRLSGVARVVNTLMHPIIFVLSRLSPGNQNVADLETITEDELKSFVTASEQQGVLEEDEHEMIMSIVEFGHTLAREIMVPRIDIFALEASTPLKDAVDALIESGYSRIPVYNETIDDIAGVLYLKDILKVWRSGEENNKPLRDLARGAYFVPESKKLDELLSEMQGSRIHMGIVVDEYGGVAGLVTLEDLMEEIVGEIQDEYDDLGEEQNYQEVSEDEYLFHGRIPLADFNEIMQSDLSTENADTLGGFLFSTLGRLPRVGEQVKQDGLLFTVEFITGRRIRRVRALRTPSALLEAEKEDNVKD; encoded by the coding sequence GTGCGCCAGACCCGTCTGGTCACTCTGGAAGACGAACTGGAAATCAAGGCGGCCCGCACCCTGGAGTTGCTTAGGCATCGCCAGAATCTTCGTGATGCTTTGCAGCTCTCGCTGGTCCTGCTGCGTTTCCTCATGGCCGGCCTGGTGCTCGATTTCCTCATCCCTACTTCACAAGGCAGCGCCTCGCTCATCAACCTGGGTTCCCTGGTGGCGATCGGTTTTGCCATTTGGCTGGCCGAATTCTTTGTGGAGCGCCGCGTCCTGCAAGACCCAGAGCGCTGGTCGCTGCGCCTCAGCGGCGTGGCCCGCGTGGTCAACACGCTGATGCATCCCATCATCTTCGTGCTCTCCCGCCTGAGCCCCGGCAACCAGAACGTTGCCGATCTCGAAACCATCACCGAGGATGAGCTCAAGTCTTTCGTCACCGCCAGCGAGCAGCAAGGCGTGCTGGAAGAGGACGAGCACGAGATGATCATGTCGATTGTGGAGTTTGGCCACACACTGGCGCGCGAGATCATGGTGCCGCGCATAGACATCTTCGCCCTTGAGGCCAGCACCCCTCTCAAAGACGCCGTGGATGCGCTCATCGAATCAGGCTACTCGCGCATCCCGGTCTACAATGAAACGATTGACGACATCGCAGGAGTGCTCTACCTGAAAGACATCCTAAAAGTCTGGCGCAGCGGCGAGGAGAACAACAAGCCCCTGCGTGACCTGGCGCGCGGCGCTTACTTCGTGCCTGAGTCCAAAAAACTCGATGAACTGCTCTCCGAAATGCAGGGCAGCCGCATCCACATGGGGATCGTGGTGGATGAATATGGCGGCGTGGCTGGCCTGGTAACTCTCGAAGACCTGATGGAAGAGATCGTCGGCGAGATCCAGGATGAATATGATGACCTGGGTGAGGAGCAGAACTACCAAGAAGTCTCCGAAGATGAATACTTGTTTCATGGGCGTATTCCACTGGCAGACTTTAACGAAATCATGCAAAGTGATCTCAGTACAGAGAACGCCGACACCCTGGGCGGCTTTCTGTTCAGCACCCTGGGCCGCCTGCCACGCGTGGGTGAACAGGTGAAGCAGGATGGTTTGCTCTTCACCGTAGAATTCATTACCGGCCGCCGCATCCGCCGGGTCCGCGCCTTGCGTACTCCGTCGGCTCTGTTGGAAGCTGAGAAAGAAGATAATGTCAAAGACTGA
- the cdd gene encoding cytidine deaminase: MSKTELVKAAQEAQKAAYAPYSNYFVGAALRTKAGKVYLGANIENAAYPDSICAERVAMFTAIMQGEREFDSIAVVTRDGGSPCGSCRQVLAEFALHATVLLANQAGEILQESTVDKLLPGAFLPSNLNIKP, translated from the coding sequence ATGTCAAAGACTGAGCTGGTAAAAGCCGCACAAGAAGCACAAAAAGCCGCCTACGCGCCATACTCCAACTACTTCGTCGGCGCCGCGCTGCGCACCAAAGCCGGCAAAGTCTACTTGGGTGCTAACATCGAGAACGCCGCGTACCCTGACTCGATCTGTGCCGAGCGTGTGGCCATGTTCACTGCCATCATGCAGGGTGAGCGCGAGTTTGACTCGATCGCTGTGGTCACGCGAGACGGCGGCTCACCCTGCGGCTCCTGCCGCCAAGTCTTGGCTGAATTTGCCCTCCACGCTACTGTGCTGCTTGCCAATCAGGCTGGCGAGATATTGCAAGAATCCACCGTCGATAAATTATTGCCCGGCGCCTTTCTGCCCAGCAATCTCAATATCAAACCGTAA